The Streptomyces sp. B3I8 nucleotide sequence GGCGGTCCACCGGACTGCGCTGAGCGACGGCGTCGCGCCGGGTCGTGTCAGGTCATGGAGGCGGTTCCCTCGGGAACCGCCTTCTTGACGGCGGAGGCGAGGCCGGTGAGGACGCCGGCGCCCTCGTCCTGCCCGGACATCCCCTTCGGCAGGCTCACCTGTACGTAGGCCACGCGGTTGGCCGTGGTGAACCGCCAGGTGCCGTCGTCCTGCTTCTCCATGAGCCAGTCCACGCCGTTCACGCCGCCGGCCAGGGCGTCCGCGTCGCCGCCCTCGGCCACCTTCGGGTCGATCATCTTCGGCGGCCGTACGACACCGCAGCGCAGTATGATCGCTGGGCTTCCCCAGCCCGCCGTGTAGGCGGACCGGGGCCCGGGGTCGTTGCGGCGGTGCCCGTCCAGCTTCTCGGGCAGCACCCGGTGCAGTGCCCGGCACACCTTCGCCGTCTTCGCGTCGGGGGAGGGAACCGCGAGGGCGGTGCCGCCGTCTGCCGAGGAACAGCCCGTCGCCGCCAGCAGCAGCGCGGCGACGGGAGCGACGGGCAGGCCGAGGAGTCGGTGGCGGGAGAAGTTCACCGGCCAAGGGTAGACGGGGGCTACAGGTGCACCACCGGGCAGGTCAGCGTGCGGGTGATGCCGTCCACTTGCTGGACTCTGGCGACCACCATGCGACCGAGTTCGTCGACAGTGTCGGCCTGCGCGCGCACGATGACGTCGTAGGGACCGGTCACGTCCTCGGCCTGGATGATCCCAGGGAGCTTGCCGATCGTCTCGGCGACGGTCGACGCCTTGCCGACCTCGGTCTGGATCAGGATGTATGCCTGTACCACGGAACCTCCAGGGCGGCCACGAGGATCATGTGGGGGGAAGGGACGCCACGGTATCGCGTCGCCCTCGGCCGCGGGGAGACCCGCGCACGCCGTGGTGCGGCGCGGGTGGGGGCCGGGGCGGGCGCGGAGCGGGAAGCGACGGTCGTGAGCGAGGCCCGGTCCGGTGCCGGGCACGTGGCGCGGACAGGCACAGAAGGGGCGATACGACGATGAAGGGCACCGTTGGCGAGTTGGGGGAGTTCGGGCTCATCAGGGAGCTCACCTCCCGGCTCACCACCACCCCGGCAGTCCGGATCGGCCCCGGCGACGACGCCGCGGTGGTCTCCGCGCCCGACCGCAGGGTGGTGGCGAGCACCGATGTGCTCCTGGAGGGACGGCACTTCCGGCGCGACTGGTCCACGGCGTACGACGTCGGCCGCAAGGCCGCCGCGCAGAACCTCGCGGACATCGCCGCGATGGGGGCGGTGCCGACCGCGCTGCTGCTCGGCCTCGTCGTCCCGGCGGAACTGCCGGTCACCTGGCCGACGGAGCTGATGGACGGGCTGCGCGACGAGTGCCAGGTCGCCGGTGCGGCGGTGGTGGGCGGCGACGTGGTGCGGGGCGACACCATCACCGTGGCCATCACGGCCCTGGGGGACCTGCGCAACCACGAGCCGGTGACCCGGGGCGGGGCGCAGCCCGGCGACGTGGTCGCCGTCACCGGGTGGCTGGGGTGGTCGGCGGCCGGGTACGCGGTGCTCTCGCGGGGCTTCCGCTCGCCGCGGGCCTTCGTCGAGGCGCACCGGCGGCCCGAACCCCCGTACCACGCCGGGCCGGCCGCGGCCGGACTGGGCGCGACCGCGATGTGCGACGTGAGCGACGGGCTCATCGCCGACCTCGGGCACATCGCCGAGGCGAGCAAGGTGCGCATCGACGTGCGGTCCGGGGCGCTGGACGTCCCCTCGCAGATGAACGACATCGGACAGGCGGTCGGGGTCGACCCGCTGCAGTGGGTGCTGACCGGCGGCGAGGACCACGCGATCGTCGCGACCTTCCCGCCCGACGTGAAACTGCCGGCGCGGTGGAA carries:
- a CDS encoding Lrp/AsnC family transcriptional regulator, which produces MVQAYILIQTEVGKASTVAETIGKLPGIIQAEDVTGPYDVIVRAQADTVDELGRMVVARVQQVDGITRTLTCPVVHL
- a CDS encoding DUF3515 domain-containing protein produces the protein MNFSRHRLLGLPVAPVAALLLAATGCSSADGGTALAVPSPDAKTAKVCRALHRVLPEKLDGHRRNDPGPRSAYTAGWGSPAIILRCGVVRPPKMIDPKVAEGGDADALAGGVNGVDWLMEKQDDGTWRFTTANRVAYVQVSLPKGMSGQDEGAGVLTGLASAVKKAVPEGTASMT
- a CDS encoding thiamine-phosphate kinase; this translates as MKGTVGELGEFGLIRELTSRLTTTPAVRIGPGDDAAVVSAPDRRVVASTDVLLEGRHFRRDWSTAYDVGRKAAAQNLADIAAMGAVPTALLLGLVVPAELPVTWPTELMDGLRDECQVAGAAVVGGDVVRGDTITVAITALGDLRNHEPVTRGGAQPGDVVAVTGWLGWSAAGYAVLSRGFRSPRAFVEAHRRPEPPYHAGPAAAGLGATAMCDVSDGLIADLGHIAEASKVRIDVRSGALDVPSQMNDIGQAVGVDPLQWVLTGGEDHAIVATFPPDVKLPARWKVIGEVLNPSALPQVTVDGAPWTRKGGWDHFGDIES